GCGGATGGCCCTGATGATGCACGGGGCTGGTCCGGCCATGGCGCGGCTCCCCCGCCTGCACCACCCGCCCGCCCGCCGCGGCTGCGATGCCCTGATGGCCAAGGCAGATGCCGAGCACCGGCAGCCGGACGCCGGGGCTGAGCGCCAGTTGCAGCACCTCGGCCCCCAGCCGGAAATCCGCCGGCGTGTCGGGCCGCCCGGGGCCGGGCGAAATCAGCACGGCATCGAAGCCGTCCGCCGCAAGCTCCGCCCAGCGCGCGGCATCATGCGGCACCACCAGCGGCAGCTGCCCGGTGACCTGCCACCACAGCCGGGCCAGATTGCCGGTGAAGCTGTCATGGTTGTCGATGAGCAAGGCCCGCATCGGTTCCTGCCAGTCCCCCACTGTTCCGTGCTGTCAGCATATAGCCGGAGCGATCGGCCCTGGCGACGGGGAGTTGGCCGATCACGACGCTTGCCTGCCAAATGACCCGTTGGTAAGTTCCCATCCCAAGAGACGATCCCAACGCCGGAGCTGCCCGACCATGCGCGACGTCTATATCATCGGTGCCTTCTCGACCGCCTTCGGCAAGAAGCCCGAGACCGGCTTCAAGGCACTGACCCGCGAGGCCTATACCGGCCTCCTGGCCGATGCCGGGCTGGAGACGGGGGCCGGGATCGAAACCGGCTGGTTCAGCAATTGCGGCATGGGCAGCTGGGGCCAGCGCAATATCCGCGGTCAGGTCTGCTTCACGCCGCTGGTGCGCGACGGCCTGTTCCCCGAGCGGGTGCCCATGGTCAACGTCGAAGGCGGCTGCGCTTCGGCGATGATGGCCCTGTCGGGCGCGTTCAAGGATGTCGCCTCGGGCGAGGTCGAGCTGTCGATGGCGATGGGCGTCGAGAAGACCTTCGTGCCCGGCGATGCCGAACGCACCAAAGAGATCTTCGAGGGCGGCATCGACCAGATGGACCCGGACGAATGGCGGCAGTATTACGCCGCCGCCGGCGAGACCGCCAACAAGCCCTTCGAATACGGCCCCGACCGGACGGTGTTCATGGACACCTATGCCATGCAGGCCTGCTATCACATGGCGAAATGGGGCACGACCCAGCGCCAGATCGCCATCGCCGCCTCGAAGAATCACTGGCATGGCAGCCTGAACCCCAAGGCGCAGTACCGGTTCGAGGTCTCGCCCGACGAGGTGCTGGCCGACCGGCCGGTGAGCTTCCCCCTCACCCGGTCGATGTGCGCCCCCATCGGCGACGGCGCCGCCGGCGTGCTGGTCTGCTCGAAGGATTATCTCGACGGCCAGCCGGCCCATGTCCGCGCGCGCGCGATCCGCATCGCCGGCCTCGCCATGTCGGGCGGCAAGTATCGCGATCTCGACGAGCCGGGCCTGAGTTCGGTGGCGGCAAAGAAGGCCTATGCCCGCGCCGGGCTCAGCCCCGCCGACATCGATCTGGTCGAACTGCACGACGCCACCTCGTTCTGCGAACTCTATCAGCTGGAGATGCTGGGCTTCTGCGAGCCCGGCACCAGCGGCCGCTTCATCGAGGCGGGCGAGACCCGGCTGGGCGGCCGTCTGCCGGTCAATACCTCGGGCGGGCTGGTCTCCAAGGGCCATCCGGTGGGGGCGACCGGCCTGTCGATGGTCTCGGAACTGGCCGCCCAGCTCCGCCACGAGGCGGGCGACCGCCAGGTGGCGGATGCGAAGATCGCCCTCGCCGAGAATGGCGGCGGGGTGGTCGGCTTCGACGAGGCCGCCTGCGCAGTCGCCATCCTGGCCCGCGCCGACGCCTGACCGGTACCACAAGGGCCCGGCGCCACACGATCTTTCGGCGCCACACGGTCTTTCCGGCCGCGCTCGCACGTCCCTGGCAGCAGCGGCTCTCTTGCGGGGCGGCCCCTTATCCCCCGGGGCCGTCCCGCATTTTTCTCTCGCCGTCTGGACGACACCGCACGGGCATGACAGCCTCGGGCACACCCGCCCGGAGGATATGATCATGACCGCCCCCAGCCTCGTCATCCGCCCGGCCAGCGAAGCCGATCTGCCCGCAATCGTCGCCCTGCTCGCCGACGATGTGCTGGGCCGGACCCGCGAGGATCCGCGCCTGCCGCTCGATCCGGCCTATCTCTCGGCCTTCCGGGCGATCGCCGCCGATCCGAACCAGATCCAGCTGGTGGCGGACGCGGCGGGCCAGATCCTCGGCACGCTCCAGCTCACCATCATTCCCGGCCTCTCGCGCAAGGGCCGCATCCGCGGCCAGATCGAGGGCGTGCGCGTCGCCGGCACCGCCC
This genomic stretch from Tistrella mobilis harbors:
- a CDS encoding thiolase family protein; the encoded protein is MRDVYIIGAFSTAFGKKPETGFKALTREAYTGLLADAGLETGAGIETGWFSNCGMGSWGQRNIRGQVCFTPLVRDGLFPERVPMVNVEGGCASAMMALSGAFKDVASGEVELSMAMGVEKTFVPGDAERTKEIFEGGIDQMDPDEWRQYYAAAGETANKPFEYGPDRTVFMDTYAMQACYHMAKWGTTQRQIAIAASKNHWHGSLNPKAQYRFEVSPDEVLADRPVSFPLTRSMCAPIGDGAAGVLVCSKDYLDGQPAHVRARAIRIAGLAMSGGKYRDLDEPGLSSVAAKKAYARAGLSPADIDLVELHDATSFCELYQLEMLGFCEPGTSGRFIEAGETRLGGRLPVNTSGGLVSKGHPVGATGLSMVSELAAQLRHEAGDRQVADAKIALAENGGGVVGFDEAACAVAILARADA
- a CDS encoding GNAT family N-acetyltransferase, whose product is MTAPSLVIRPASEADLPAIVALLADDVLGRTREDPRLPLDPAYLSAFRAIAADPNQIQLVADAAGQILGTLQLTIIPGLSRKGRIRGQIEGVRVAGTARGQGLGETLIRHAIGLAADRGCSLVQLTTDLTRKDAHRFYERLGFTGSHLGMKLEI